One window from the genome of Pseudomonas frederiksbergensis encodes:
- the gabD gene encoding NADP-dependent succinate-semialdehyde dehydrogenase, with product MQLKDTQLFRQQAFIDGAWVDADNGQTIKVTNPATGEVLGTVPKMGAAETRRAIEAADKALPAWRALTAKERANKLRRWYELLIENQDDLGRLMTLEQGKPLAEAKGEIAYAASFIEWFAEEAKRIYGDVIPGHQPDKRLIVIKQPIGVTAAITPWNFPAAMITRKAGPALAAGCTMVIKPASQTPFSALALVELAHRAGIPQGVLSVVTGSAGDIGGELTSNPIVRKLSFTGSTEIGRQLMAECAKDIKKVSLELGGNAPFIVFDDADLDKAVEGAIISKYRNNGQTCVCANRLYIQDSVYDAFAEKLKAAVAKLKIGNGLEDGTTTGPLIDEKAVAKVQEHIADAVGKGATVLAGGKAMEGNFFEPTILTNVPKNAAVAKEETFGPLAPLFRFKDEAEVIAMSNDTEFGLASYFYARDLGRVFRVAEALEYGMVGVNTGLISNEVAPFGGIKASGLGREGSKYGIEDYLEIKYLCLGI from the coding sequence ATGCAGCTTAAAGACACCCAGTTGTTCCGCCAGCAAGCCTTTATCGATGGCGCTTGGGTCGATGCGGACAATGGTCAGACGATCAAGGTCACCAACCCGGCAACGGGCGAAGTACTGGGCACTGTGCCAAAGATGGGCGCTGCCGAAACCCGTCGCGCGATCGAAGCCGCCGACAAGGCGCTGCCGGCCTGGCGTGCACTGACCGCCAAGGAGCGCGCCAACAAGCTGCGCCGCTGGTATGAATTGCTGATCGAAAACCAGGACGATCTCGGTCGCCTGATGACCCTCGAGCAGGGCAAGCCGCTGGCCGAAGCCAAGGGCGAAATCGCTTATGCCGCCTCCTTTATCGAATGGTTCGCCGAAGAAGCCAAGCGCATCTACGGTGACGTGATTCCGGGCCACCAGCCCGACAAGCGCCTGATCGTGATCAAGCAGCCGATCGGCGTGACCGCAGCCATTACCCCGTGGAACTTCCCGGCCGCGATGATCACCCGCAAGGCCGGCCCGGCCCTGGCCGCCGGTTGCACCATGGTCATCAAGCCCGCTTCGCAAACCCCGTTCTCGGCCCTGGCCCTGGTTGAACTGGCGCACCGTGCCGGCATTCCGCAAGGTGTGCTGAGCGTGGTCACCGGCAGTGCTGGCGACATCGGCGGCGAGCTGACCAGCAACCCGATCGTACGCAAGCTGTCCTTCACTGGCTCGACCGAGATCGGTCGCCAGCTGATGGCCGAATGTGCCAAGGACATCAAGAAGGTTTCCCTGGAGCTGGGCGGCAACGCGCCGTTCATCGTGTTCGATGACGCTGACCTGGATAAGGCCGTCGAAGGCGCGATCATTTCCAAATACCGCAACAACGGCCAGACCTGCGTCTGCGCCAATCGCCTGTACATCCAGGATTCGGTGTATGACGCGTTCGCCGAAAAACTCAAGGCCGCAGTGGCCAAGCTCAAGATCGGCAATGGCCTGGAAGACGGCACCACCACTGGCCCGCTGATCGACGAAAAAGCCGTCGCCAAGGTCCAGGAACATATCGCCGATGCCGTCGGCAAGGGCGCAACCGTGCTGGCGGGTGGCAAGGCGATGGAGGGCAATTTCTTCGAGCCAACCATCCTGACCAACGTACCGAAAAATGCCGCCGTGGCGAAGGAAGAAACCTTCGGCCCGCTGGCGCCGCTGTTCCGCTTCAAAGACGAGGCCGAAGTGATCGCGATGTCCAACGACACCGAGTTCGGCCTGGCTTCGTACTTCTATGCCCGCGACCTGGGCCGTGTGTTCCGTGTGGCCGAAGCCCTGGAATACGGCATGGTCGGCGTCAACACCGGGTTGATTTCCAACGAAGTCGCGCCGTTCGGCGGCATCAAGGCCTCGGGCCTGGGTCGTGAAGGCTCCAAGTACGGCATCGAGGATTACCTGGAAATCAAATACCTCTGCCTGGGTATCTGA
- the gabT gene encoding 4-aminobutyrate--2-oxoglutarate transaminase, whose amino-acid sequence MSKTNADLMARRTAAVPRGVGQIHPIFAESAKNATVTDVEGREFIDFAGGIAVLNTGHVHPKIIAAVTAQLNKLTHTCFQVLAYEPYVELCEKINAKVPGDFAKKTLLVTTGSEAVENAVKIARAATGRAGVIAFTGAYHGRTMMTLGLTGKVVPYSAGMGLMPGGIFRALYPNELHGVSIDDSIASIERIFKNDAEPRDIAAIIIEPVQGEGGFYVAPKEFMKRLRALCDQHGILLIADEVQTGAGRTGTFFAMEQMGVAADLTTFAKSIAGGFPLAGVCGKAEYMDAIAPGGLGGTYAGSPIACAAALAVMEVFEEEHLLDRCKAVGERLVTGLKDIQKKYPVIGEVRALGAMIAVELFENGDSHKPNAAAVAQVVAKARDKGLILLSCGTYGNVLRVLVPLTAPDEQLDKGLAIIEECFSEL is encoded by the coding sequence ATGAGCAAGACTAACGCTGACTTGATGGCCCGCCGCACCGCCGCTGTTCCCCGTGGCGTCGGCCAGATTCACCCGATCTTCGCCGAATCGGCGAAGAACGCCACGGTAACCGACGTTGAAGGTCGTGAATTCATCGACTTCGCTGGCGGTATCGCCGTGCTGAACACCGGCCATGTGCACCCGAAGATCATCGCCGCCGTGACCGCACAGCTGAACAAGCTGACTCACACCTGCTTCCAGGTCCTGGCCTACGAGCCGTACGTGGAACTGTGCGAAAAAATCAACGCCAAGGTCCCAGGTGATTTCGCCAAGAAAACCCTGCTGGTGACCACCGGTTCGGAAGCGGTGGAGAACGCCGTGAAAATCGCCCGCGCCGCCACTGGCCGTGCCGGCGTGATCGCGTTCACCGGCGCTTATCACGGCCGTACCATGATGACCTTGGGCCTCACCGGTAAAGTCGTGCCGTACTCCGCCGGCATGGGCCTGATGCCTGGCGGTATCTTCCGCGCCTTGTACCCGAACGAACTGCATGGCGTGAGCATCGACGACTCCATCGCCAGCATCGAACGCATCTTCAAGAACGACGCCGAGCCACGCGACATCGCCGCCATCATCATCGAGCCGGTCCAGGGCGAGGGTGGTTTCTACGTGGCGCCGAAGGAATTCATGAAGCGCCTGCGCGCCTTGTGCGACCAGCACGGCATCCTGCTGATCGCTGACGAAGTGCAGACCGGTGCCGGTCGTACCGGTACTTTCTTCGCCATGGAACAGATGGGCGTTGCCGCCGACCTGACCACCTTCGCCAAATCCATCGCTGGCGGCTTCCCGCTGGCCGGTGTCTGCGGCAAGGCCGAGTACATGGACGCCATCGCGCCGGGTGGCCTGGGCGGTACCTATGCGGGTAGCCCGATCGCTTGTGCCGCAGCGCTGGCGGTGATGGAAGTGTTCGAAGAAGAACACCTGCTGGATCGCTGCAAGGCCGTGGGCGAACGCCTGGTGACTGGCCTCAAGGATATCCAGAAGAAATATCCGGTGATTGGTGAAGTACGTGCCCTGGGCGCGATGATCGCCGTGGAGCTGTTCGAAAATGGCGACAGCCACAAGCCGAACGCCGCCGCTGTGGCGCAAGTCGTTGCCAAGGCGCGTGACAAGGGTTTGATCCTGCTGTCCTGCGGCACCTACGGCAACGTCCTGCGGGTGCTGGTGCCGCTGACCGCGCCGGACGAGCAACTGGACAAAGGCCTGGCGATCATCGAAGAGTGCTTCTCCGAACTCTGA